In Calliopsis andreniformis isolate RMS-2024a chromosome 8, iyCalAndr_principal, whole genome shotgun sequence, one DNA window encodes the following:
- the LOC143182478 gene encoding uncharacterized protein LOC143182478, protein MTLNGPIHFDLDQRAVTRRAVPERLKIRSRSASMLWHCALWGVGGKMRENLAALWDPRGPLWTLESPHGPLEILISNFQGHGKKRKTKTTKNRGLKAEKSE, encoded by the exons ATGACGCTTAATGGACCGATTCATTTCGACCTCGATCAACGCGCCGTGACGAGGCGCGCCGTTCCGGAAAGACTGAAAATTCGCTCGCGTTCCGCCTCGATGCTCTGGCATTGTGCTCTATGGGGTGTTGGAGGGAAAATGAGGGAGAATCTCGCGGCTCTG TGGGACCCACGTGGTCCCTTATGGACCCTCGAGAGCCCTCATGGACCCTTAGAGATCCTGATATCAAATTTTCAGGGCCACGGGAAGAAAAGGAAAACGAAGACCACAAAAAATAGAGGACTGAAAGCAGAAAAGAGTGAATAG